A stretch of the Mycobacterium shigaense genome encodes the following:
- a CDS encoding PH domain-containing protein, with protein sequence MGYPDNALAAGEQVVIHRHPHWKRLIWPVVVFVLATGLAAFGSGYVNSTHWEQIAKNILHGVIWAVWLVIVGWLTLWPFLTWLTTHFVVTNRRVMFRHGVLTRSGIDIPLARINSVEFRDRLTERPFRTGTLIIESASQDPLEFYDIPRLRDVHSLLYHEVFDTLGSEESPS encoded by the coding sequence ATGGGCTATCCGGATAACGCGTTGGCCGCCGGCGAGCAGGTTGTCATTCACCGCCATCCGCACTGGAAGCGGCTGATCTGGCCGGTCGTGGTGTTCGTCCTGGCGACGGGGCTGGCGGCGTTCGGGTCCGGCTACGTCAACTCCACGCACTGGGAGCAGATAGCGAAGAACATCTTGCACGGCGTCATCTGGGCGGTGTGGTTGGTGATCGTCGGCTGGCTGACGCTGTGGCCGTTTTTGACCTGGCTGACCACCCATTTCGTGGTCACCAATCGGCGGGTGATGTTCCGGCACGGGGTGCTGACCCGCAGCGGCATCGACATCCCGCTGGCGCGCATCAACAGCGTGGAATTCCGGGACAGGCTGACCGAACGGCCGTTTCGGACCGGGACGCTGATTATCGAATCGGCGTCACAGGATCCGTTGGAGTTCTACGACATTCCGCGACTGCGCGACGTGCACTCGCTGCTGTATCACGAAGTCTTCGACACCCTGGGTTCCGAGGAATCGCCGAGCTGA
- a CDS encoding biotin--[acetyl-CoA-carboxylase] ligase: protein MTDSDQLGAPLDAAALRAELIGTGLGWRQLDVVEQTGSTNADLLARAAAGDDVAGAVLIAEDQTAGRGRHGRAWSATPRAQITMSVGVSVVDVPTEGWGWLSLATGVAVVDALAPLLDPIGVAAGLKWPNDVLAGPADSRAKLAGILAEVTRPVVVIGLGLNVFGAPAGLEGATSLLDLGVAAPDRTQLVGRLLRELGRRFLGWRAARGADWQLAADYRARSLTIGARVRAQLPGGKEVVGTATAVDDQGRLCLQTGAEAVVVSAGDVIHLRG, encoded by the coding sequence ATGACCGACTCCGACCAACTCGGCGCGCCACTGGACGCCGCCGCGCTGCGCGCCGAGCTGATCGGCACCGGATTGGGCTGGCGACAGCTCGACGTGGTCGAGCAAACCGGTTCCACCAACGCCGATTTGCTGGCCCGCGCGGCCGCCGGTGACGACGTCGCCGGAGCGGTGCTCATCGCCGAGGATCAGACCGCGGGTCGCGGGCGGCACGGCCGCGCCTGGTCGGCAACGCCGCGGGCGCAGATCACCATGTCGGTCGGGGTGAGCGTCGTCGACGTCCCGACCGAGGGCTGGGGCTGGCTGTCGCTGGCGACCGGGGTGGCCGTCGTCGACGCGTTGGCCCCGCTGCTGGATCCGATCGGTGTGGCGGCCGGCCTGAAATGGCCCAACGACGTGCTGGCCGGGCCGGCGGATTCCCGCGCCAAGCTGGCCGGCATCCTCGCCGAGGTCACCCGGCCGGTCGTGGTAATCGGCTTGGGGCTCAACGTGTTCGGGGCGCCCGCCGGCCTCGAGGGTGCGACTTCGCTGTTGGACCTGGGGGTCGCGGCCCCGGACCGCACGCAGCTGGTCGGCCGGCTGTTGCGCGAGCTCGGGAGGCGCTTCCTCGGCTGGCGCGCGGCGCGCGGCGCGGACTGGCAGCTGGCGGCCGACTACCGGGCGCGCAGCCTGACCATCGGCGCCCGGGTGCGCGCCCAGCTGCCGGGCGGCAAGGAAGTCGTCGGAACGGCGACCGCCGTCGACGACCAGGGCAGGTTATGCCTGCAGACCGGCGCCGAAGCCGTCGTGGTTTCCGCAGGTGACGTCATTCATCTGCGGGGCTAG
- a CDS encoding GtrA family protein translates to MSFADATIARLPGFLQPFAQRHHEFIKFAIVGGTTFVIDSAIFYTLKLTILEPKPVTAKVVAGIVAVIASYVLNREWSFRDRGGRERHHEALLFFAFSGVGVLLSMAPLWISSYVFGLRVPMVSLTVENIADFISAYVIGNLLQMAFRFWAFRRWVFPDQFARNPERALESAETALTAGGIAEVFEDELEGGSLSGNVTLLRAWRNRASRSNQLGDSSEPRVSKTS, encoded by the coding sequence GTGTCCTTCGCCGATGCCACGATCGCGCGTTTGCCCGGGTTTCTTCAGCCCTTTGCGCAGCGCCATCACGAATTCATCAAATTCGCCATCGTCGGCGGCACCACATTTGTCATCGACTCGGCAATTTTCTACACGCTGAAGCTGACCATTCTCGAGCCCAAGCCGGTGACAGCCAAGGTCGTCGCGGGCATCGTCGCGGTCATCGCGTCCTACGTGCTGAACCGGGAGTGGAGTTTCCGCGACCGGGGCGGCCGCGAGCGCCATCACGAGGCGCTGCTGTTCTTCGCCTTCAGCGGGGTGGGCGTGCTGCTGTCCATGGCGCCGCTGTGGATTTCCAGCTACGTCTTCGGGCTGCGGGTGCCGATGGTGTCGCTGACGGTCGAGAACATCGCGGACTTCATCTCCGCCTACGTCATCGGCAACCTGCTGCAGATGGCCTTCCGGTTCTGGGCTTTCCGGCGCTGGGTGTTTCCCGACCAGTTCGCCCGCAACCCCGAGAGGGCCCTGGAATCCGCGGAGACCGCACTCACCGCCGGCGGCATCGCCGAGGTCTTCGAGGACGAGCTCGAGGGTGGCTCGCTCAGTGGGAACGTCACGCTGCTGCGCGCCTGGCGCAACCGCGCGAGCCGGTCGAATCAGCTCGGCGATTCCTCGGAACCCAGGGTGTCGAAGACTTCGTGA
- a CDS encoding acyl-CoA dehydrogenase, giving the protein MARWAGNPTFDVFKLPEEHDELRAAIRALAEKEIAPYAADCDENSRFPQEALDALNASGFNAVHVPEEYGGQGADSVAACIVIEEVARVDASASLIPAVNKLGTMGLILRGSEELKKQVLPSIADGTAMASYALSEREAGSDAAAMKTRAKADGDDWILNGAKCWITNGGKSSWYTVMAVTDPDKGANGISSFMVHIDDEGFTVGPKERKLGIKGSPTTELYFENCRIPGDRIVGEPGTGFKTALATLDHTRPTIGAQAVGIAQGALDAAIAYTKDRKQFAQSISSFQGVQFMLADMAMKVEAARLMVYSAAARAERGEGNLGFISAASKCFASDVAMEVTTDAVQLFGGAGYTVDFPVERMMRDAKITQIYEGTNQIQRVVMSRALLR; this is encoded by the coding sequence ATGGCCAGATGGGCCGGAAACCCCACGTTTGATGTGTTCAAGTTGCCCGAGGAACACGACGAGTTGCGGGCGGCGATACGGGCGCTGGCGGAAAAGGAGATCGCTCCTTACGCGGCCGACTGCGACGAGAACTCGCGGTTCCCGCAGGAGGCGCTGGACGCGCTGAACGCGTCGGGCTTCAATGCGGTCCACGTGCCCGAGGAGTACGGCGGCCAGGGCGCGGACTCCGTGGCGGCGTGCATCGTCATCGAAGAGGTCGCCCGCGTCGACGCGTCTGCGTCGTTGATCCCGGCCGTGAACAAGCTGGGCACCATGGGCCTGATCCTGCGCGGCTCCGAGGAGCTGAAGAAGCAGGTGCTGCCCTCGATCGCCGACGGCACCGCGATGGCGTCCTACGCGCTGTCCGAGCGGGAGGCCGGCAGCGACGCGGCGGCGATGAAGACCCGCGCCAAGGCCGACGGCGACGACTGGATCCTCAACGGCGCCAAGTGCTGGATCACCAACGGCGGCAAGTCGAGCTGGTACACCGTGATGGCGGTGACCGACCCGGACAAGGGTGCCAACGGCATCTCGTCGTTCATGGTGCATATCGACGATGAGGGCTTCACCGTCGGCCCGAAGGAACGCAAGCTCGGCATCAAGGGTTCGCCCACCACCGAGCTGTATTTCGAGAACTGTCGCATCCCCGGCGACCGGATCGTTGGTGAGCCCGGCACCGGTTTCAAGACCGCGCTGGCCACGCTGGACCACACCCGCCCGACCATCGGGGCGCAAGCGGTGGGCATCGCCCAGGGCGCGCTGGACGCCGCGATCGCCTACACCAAGGACCGCAAGCAGTTCGCGCAGTCGATCAGCAGCTTCCAGGGCGTGCAGTTCATGCTGGCCGACATGGCGATGAAGGTGGAGGCGGCGCGGCTGATGGTCTACAGCGCGGCGGCCCGCGCCGAGCGCGGCGAGGGCAATCTGGGCTTCATCTCGGCGGCGTCGAAGTGCTTCGCCTCCGACGTCGCGATGGAGGTCACCACCGACGCCGTGCAACTGTTCGGCGGCGCCGGCTACACGGTCGACTTCCCGGTCGAGCGGATGATGCGCGATGCCAAGATCACCCAGATCTACGAGGGCACCAATCAGATTCAGCGTGTGGTGATGTCGCGCGCCCTGCTGCGCTGA
- a CDS encoding 5-(carboxyamino)imidazole ribonucleotide synthase, with the protein MMAVPSTRSPSAAPLVAMVGGGQLARMTHQAAIALGQSLRVLATSADDSAAQVAPDVVIGSHTELEDLRRVAAGAAALTFDHEHVPSQLLEKLAAEGVNVAPPPEALVHAQDKLVMRRRLEALGAPVPRYAGIDSLDELDAFAARVGGPVVVKAVRGGYDGRGVRMARDPSHAREIAAAFLADGVPVLAEEQVDLHRELSALVARSPFGQGAAWPVVETVQADGICVQVVAPAPDLAPESAATAQQLALRLAAELGVVGVLAVELFETPDGALLVNELAMRPHNSGHWTMDGARTSQFEQHLRAVLDYPLGDTDAIVPVTVMANVLGAAHEPQMTLDERLHHLYARMPDARVHLYGKAERPGRKIGHINILGTACDAENIAKLRERGALAAHWLAHGQWTDGWDPHAGDDAERSDEEERH; encoded by the coding sequence ATGATGGCCGTGCCGAGTACACGCAGCCCTTCCGCAGCTCCGTTGGTCGCGATGGTCGGGGGTGGCCAGCTCGCCCGGATGACGCACCAAGCGGCGATCGCGCTCGGGCAGTCGCTGCGGGTGCTGGCGACGTCGGCCGACGACTCCGCCGCGCAGGTGGCGCCCGACGTGGTGATCGGCTCGCACACGGAGCTGGAGGACCTGCGCCGGGTCGCGGCCGGGGCCGCCGCGCTGACCTTCGATCACGAGCACGTCCCCAGCCAGCTGCTGGAGAAGCTGGCCGCCGAGGGCGTCAACGTCGCCCCGCCGCCGGAGGCGCTGGTGCACGCCCAGGACAAGCTCGTGATGCGGCGTCGGCTCGAGGCGCTGGGCGCCCCGGTGCCGCGCTACGCCGGCATCGACAGCCTCGACGAACTCGACGCGTTCGCCGCGCGGGTGGGCGGCCCGGTGGTCGTCAAAGCGGTCCGCGGGGGTTACGACGGGCGCGGGGTGCGGATGGCCCGCGACCCGTCGCACGCCCGCGAGATCGCGGCCGCCTTCCTGGCCGACGGGGTGCCGGTGCTGGCCGAGGAGCAGGTGGACCTGCACCGCGAGCTGTCGGCGCTGGTGGCGCGCTCGCCCTTCGGCCAGGGCGCGGCCTGGCCGGTCGTCGAGACCGTGCAGGCCGACGGGATCTGCGTGCAGGTCGTCGCGCCGGCGCCGGACCTGGCCCCGGAGTCGGCGGCGACCGCCCAGCAACTCGCGCTGCGCCTGGCCGCCGAGCTCGGCGTGGTCGGCGTGCTCGCGGTCGAGCTGTTCGAGACGCCCGACGGCGCTCTGCTGGTCAACGAGTTGGCGATGCGGCCGCACAACTCCGGGCACTGGACCATGGACGGGGCCCGCACCAGCCAGTTCGAGCAGCATCTGCGGGCGGTGCTGGATTACCCGCTGGGCGACACCGACGCCATCGTGCCGGTGACGGTCATGGCCAACGTGCTCGGTGCCGCGCACGAGCCGCAGATGACGCTCGACGAGCGGCTGCACCATCTGTACGCGCGGATGCCCGACGCCCGGGTCCACCTCTACGGCAAGGCCGAACGTCCCGGTCGCAAAATCGGACACATCAACATCCTGGGCACCGCCTGCGATGCGGAGAACATCGCGAAGCTGCGTGAGCGCGGCGCGCTGGCGGCACACTGGTTGGCACACGGGCAGTGGACGGACGGATGGGATCCGCATGCCGGCGACGATGCAGAGCGAAGCGATGAGGAGGAGCGGCATTGA
- a CDS encoding FAD-binding protein yields MGTVEWGEECDVLVAGSGGGGVTGAYTAAREGLEVLLVEATDKFGGTTAYSGGGGVWFPCNPVLIRAGNWGGVEDTIEDALTYYRAVVGDRTPRELQETFVRGGAPLIEYLEADSALKFVPLPWPDYYGKAPKARVDGQRHIAAKPLAVAAAPELRDAIRGPLDTDRLGVPPPADYFLGGRALIARFLKAIGQYPNVALRRNTALVDLVLTDGRVAGAIVETDGQRRAIRTRRGVLLAAGGFENNDELRREFGVPGVARDTMGGPGSRGLALQAGIAAGADTDLLDQAWWSPGMTHPDGRSAFALWFTGGIFVNQDGKRFVNESRAYDRAGREIIAQLADGLITLPYWMIYDDSDGEVPPVKAANVSIVETEKYVAAGLWHTADTLEGLGDKIGVPGPQLAATVLRFNGFAASGVDEDFGRGDEAFDRAFSGGASPLVAIDTPPYHAAAFGISDLGTKGGLRTDTAARVLDMSGNPIPGLYAAGNTMAAPSGTAYPGGGNPIGTSMLFSHLAVLDMKDMLGR; encoded by the coding sequence ATGGGCACGGTGGAGTGGGGCGAAGAGTGCGACGTGCTGGTCGCGGGGTCGGGCGGCGGCGGCGTCACCGGGGCATACACCGCGGCGCGCGAGGGCCTGGAGGTGCTGCTGGTCGAGGCCACCGACAAATTCGGGGGCACCACCGCGTACTCCGGTGGGGGTGGCGTCTGGTTCCCGTGCAATCCGGTGTTGATCCGCGCCGGCAATTGGGGTGGTGTCGAGGACACCATCGAGGACGCGCTCACCTATTACCGCGCCGTGGTCGGCGACCGAACCCCCCGCGAGCTGCAGGAGACCTTCGTGCGCGGCGGCGCGCCGCTGATCGAGTACCTGGAGGCCGACTCCGCGCTGAAATTCGTGCCGTTGCCCTGGCCCGACTACTACGGCAAGGCACCCAAGGCGCGGGTGGACGGTCAGCGCCACATCGCCGCAAAGCCGTTGGCGGTCGCCGCCGCGCCGGAGCTGCGCGACGCGATCCGCGGGCCGCTGGACACCGACCGGCTCGGCGTGCCGCCGCCGGCCGACTACTTTCTCGGGGGCCGCGCGCTGATCGCGCGGTTCCTCAAGGCCATCGGGCAGTACCCGAACGTGGCGCTGCGGCGCAACACGGCGCTGGTCGACCTCGTGCTGACCGACGGCCGCGTCGCCGGCGCGATCGTCGAGACCGACGGCCAACGACGCGCCATCCGCACCCGCCGGGGAGTGCTGCTGGCCGCCGGCGGCTTCGAGAACAACGACGAGCTGCGCCGCGAGTTCGGGGTGCCGGGCGTGGCGCGAGACACCATGGGCGGACCGGGAAGTCGCGGTCTGGCGCTGCAGGCCGGCATCGCCGCGGGCGCGGACACCGATCTGCTGGACCAGGCCTGGTGGTCGCCGGGCATGACGCATCCCGACGGCCGTTCGGCGTTCGCGCTGTGGTTCACCGGCGGCATCTTCGTCAACCAGGACGGCAAGCGATTCGTCAACGAGTCCCGGGCCTACGACCGGGCCGGCCGCGAGATCATCGCGCAGCTGGCCGACGGCTTGATCACGTTGCCGTACTGGATGATCTACGACGACTCCGACGGCGAGGTGCCGCCGGTGAAGGCGGCCAACGTCAGCATCGTCGAGACCGAGAAGTATGTCGCCGCCGGCCTGTGGCACACCGCGGACACCCTGGAAGGGTTGGGCGACAAGATCGGGGTGCCGGGTCCGCAACTGGCCGCAACGGTGTTGCGATTCAACGGCTTTGCGGCCTCCGGCGTCGACGAGGACTTCGGCCGCGGCGACGAGGCCTTCGATCGCGCCTTCTCCGGCGGTGCCTCGCCGCTGGTGGCGATCGACACGCCGCCGTATCACGCGGCCGCGTTCGGGATCTCCGATCTGGGCACCAAGGGCGGCCTGCGCACCGACACCGCGGCGCGGGTGCTCGACATGTCCGGAAATCCCATTCCCGGGCTGTACGCGGCGGGCAACACGATGGCCGCGCCCAGCGGCACAGCGTATCCCGGCGGCGGCAATCCGATCGGAACCAGCATGTTGTTCAGCCACTTGGCCGTCTTGGACATGAAAGACATGCTTGGCAGATGA
- a CDS encoding acyl-CoA carboxylase subunit epsilon, translating into MSDETQAAEAPQPRIQILKGEPTDAELAALITVLGCAGGTPPQPPAENTRWGLPVDKLRFAMSNYQRLTLQQITHMKRR; encoded by the coding sequence GTGAGTGACGAGACTCAGGCCGCCGAAGCGCCCCAGCCGCGCATCCAGATCCTCAAGGGCGAGCCCACCGACGCGGAGCTGGCCGCGCTGATCACCGTGCTCGGCTGCGCGGGCGGCACGCCCCCGCAGCCGCCGGCCGAGAACACCCGCTGGGGACTTCCGGTCGACAAGTTGCGTTTCGCGATGTCCAACTATCAGCGACTCACGCTGCAACAGATCACGCACATGAAGCGACGGTGA
- the purE gene encoding 5-(carboxyamino)imidazole ribonucleotide mutase, with amino-acid sequence MTTASRPPRVGVIMGSDSDWSVMADAAAALAEFDIPAEVRVVSAHRTPAAMFDYARGAADRGLEVIIAGAGGAAHLPGMVASATPLPVIGVPVPLGRLDGLDSLLSIVQMPAGVPVATVSIGGGRNAGLLAVRVLAASDAALRARVVAFQDELADSVRAKDAALQERQGKVTGE; translated from the coding sequence TTGACGACGGCGAGTAGACCGCCTCGCGTCGGGGTGATCATGGGCAGCGACAGCGACTGGTCGGTCATGGCCGACGCGGCCGCGGCGCTGGCCGAGTTCGACATCCCGGCCGAGGTCCGGGTGGTCTCGGCGCATCGCACCCCTGCCGCGATGTTCGACTACGCGCGCGGCGCGGCCGACCGTGGTCTCGAGGTGATCATCGCCGGGGCCGGCGGCGCGGCGCACCTGCCCGGCATGGTCGCGTCGGCGACGCCGCTGCCGGTGATCGGCGTCCCGGTGCCGCTGGGCCGGCTGGACGGGCTGGACTCGTTGCTTTCGATCGTGCAGATGCCCGCCGGTGTTCCGGTGGCCACTGTGTCGATCGGCGGCGGGCGCAACGCCGGCCTGCTGGCCGTGCGGGTGCTGGCGGCGTCCGACGCCGCGCTTCGGGCCCGGGTCGTCGCCTTCCAAGACGAGCTCGCGGACAGCGTGCGGGCCAAGGATGCGGCACTGCAGGAGCGCCAGGGTAAAGTTACCGGCGAGTAA
- a CDS encoding PP2C family protein-serine/threonine phosphatase: MPVRSPVTSVANRQTLSLLLVEDDRADALLVEELIAEAVDDIRVVWAQSMAHAERALESARPDCVLLDLNLPDANGMDALDRIAKNDVTLPIVVLTGLNDEYFGASAVAAGAQDYLVKGRVEPEMLRRAVLYAIERKRVELIAADLHASQLRARENALLERGLLPSPLLLDDPGVEIVARYRPSRVDALLCGDFYDVVQTPDRVLHVLVGDVAGHGPDEAALGAALRIAWRALTFADVRGTELMRQLERVLHAERTATGIFATVLSLELPPRSPHVTGIRAGHPGMLRQDGTNVEWVEPPAGPALGLRAGDWAQFEMELPVGQGLMLLTDGLFEGYRGSGTERLGEDGLLALARSRVNLPGPAFVDALIDGAEELAQPRGGLTDDIAVVRVERTA, translated from the coding sequence ATGCCGGTGCGTAGCCCGGTGACTTCGGTGGCAAATCGCCAGACGCTCTCGCTGCTGTTGGTCGAGGACGACCGTGCCGATGCCCTGCTGGTCGAAGAACTGATCGCCGAGGCGGTCGACGACATCCGCGTGGTGTGGGCGCAGTCGATGGCCCATGCCGAGCGGGCGCTGGAGTCCGCCCGTCCCGATTGCGTGCTGCTGGATCTGAACCTGCCGGACGCGAACGGCATGGACGCGCTCGACCGCATCGCCAAGAACGACGTGACTCTCCCCATCGTGGTGCTGACCGGGCTCAACGACGAGTACTTCGGCGCCTCCGCGGTGGCCGCCGGGGCGCAGGACTATCTGGTCAAGGGCCGAGTCGAGCCCGAAATGCTAAGGCGCGCGGTGCTTTACGCGATCGAGCGCAAGCGCGTCGAGCTTATCGCCGCGGACCTGCACGCCAGCCAGCTGCGTGCCCGGGAGAACGCGTTGCTCGAACGGGGCCTGCTGCCCTCACCGCTGCTGCTGGACGACCCCGGCGTGGAGATCGTGGCCCGGTACCGGCCCAGCCGGGTGGACGCGCTGCTGTGCGGCGACTTCTACGACGTCGTGCAGACACCGGACCGGGTGCTGCATGTCCTGGTCGGCGATGTCGCGGGGCACGGACCCGACGAGGCGGCATTGGGCGCCGCGCTGCGAATCGCTTGGCGCGCATTGACCTTCGCCGACGTGCGCGGCACCGAATTGATGCGTCAGCTCGAGCGGGTACTGCACGCCGAACGGACCGCCACCGGGATCTTCGCGACGGTGCTGAGCCTGGAGCTTCCGCCGCGCAGTCCGCACGTCACGGGGATCCGCGCCGGTCACCCGGGAATGCTGCGGCAAGACGGCACCAACGTGGAATGGGTCGAGCCCCCCGCGGGGCCGGCGTTGGGCCTGCGCGCCGGCGATTGGGCGCAGTTCGAGATGGAATTGCCGGTGGGACAGGGGTTGATGCTGCTCACCGACGGGCTTTTCGAGGGGTACCGCGGGTCGGGCACCGAGCGGTTGGGGGAGGACGGTTTGCTTGCATTGGCTCGTTCGCGGGTGAATCTGCCCGGTCCGGCGTTCGTCGACGCGCTGATCGACGGCGCCGAGGAACTCGCCCAGCCGCGCGGCGGCCTGACCGACGACATCGCCGTGGTGCGCGTGGAGCGGACCGCCTGA
- a CDS encoding acyl-CoA carboxylase subunit beta, translated as MTSVTDHTAEPAAEHTIDIHTTAGKLAELHKRREEALHPVGEEAVEKVHAKGKLTARERILALLDDDSFVELDALAKHRSKNFGLEHNRPLGDGVITGYGTIDGRDVCIFSQDATVFGGSLGEVYGEKIVKIQELAIKTGRPLIGINDGAGARIQEGVVSLGLYSRIFRNNILASGVIPQISLIMGAAAGGHVYSPALTDFVIMVDQTSQMFITGPDVIKTVTGEDVTMEELGGAHTHMAKSGTLHYVASGEQDAFDWVRDLLGYLPPNNFTDAPRYAEPHPEGAIEDNLTDEDLELDTLIPDSPNQPYDMHEVITRILDDDEFLEIQNGYAQNIVVGFGRIEGRPVGIVANQPTQFAGCLDINASEKAARFVRTCDCFNIPIIMLVDVPGFLPGTGQEYNGIIRRGAKLLFAYGEATVPKITVITRKAYGGAYCVMGSKDMGCDVNIAWPTAQIAVMGASGAVGFVYRQQLKEAAKEGKDVDELRLQLQQEYEDTLVNPYVAAERGYVDAVIPPSHTRGYIATALRLLERKISHLPPKKHGNIPL; from the coding sequence ATGACGAGCGTTACCGACCACACTGCGGAACCCGCTGCCGAGCACACCATCGACATCCACACCACCGCGGGCAAGCTGGCCGAGCTGCACAAGCGCCGGGAAGAGGCACTGCACCCGGTCGGCGAAGAAGCGGTCGAGAAGGTGCATGCCAAGGGCAAACTGACCGCCCGCGAGCGCATCCTCGCGCTGCTCGACGACGACTCGTTCGTAGAGCTCGACGCGCTGGCCAAGCACCGCAGCAAGAACTTCGGCCTGGAGCACAACCGCCCGCTCGGCGACGGCGTGATCACCGGCTACGGCACCATCGACGGCCGCGACGTGTGCATCTTCAGCCAGGACGCCACCGTGTTCGGCGGCAGCCTGGGCGAGGTGTACGGCGAAAAGATCGTCAAGATCCAGGAGCTGGCCATCAAGACCGGCCGCCCGCTGATCGGCATCAACGACGGCGCCGGCGCCCGCATCCAGGAGGGTGTCGTCTCGCTGGGCCTCTACAGCCGCATCTTCCGCAACAACATCCTGGCCTCCGGCGTCATCCCGCAGATCTCGCTGATCATGGGCGCCGCCGCCGGCGGGCACGTCTACTCCCCCGCGCTGACCGACTTCGTGATCATGGTCGACCAGACCAGCCAGATGTTCATCACCGGCCCGGACGTCATCAAGACCGTCACCGGCGAGGACGTCACGATGGAGGAGCTCGGCGGCGCGCACACCCACATGGCCAAGTCGGGCACGCTGCACTACGTCGCCTCCGGCGAGCAGGACGCCTTCGACTGGGTTCGGGACCTGCTGGGCTACCTGCCCCCGAACAACTTCACCGACGCGCCGCGCTACGCCGAGCCGCATCCCGAAGGAGCCATCGAGGACAACCTCACCGACGAAGACCTCGAGTTGGACACGCTGATTCCGGACTCGCCGAACCAGCCCTACGACATGCATGAGGTCATCACCCGGATCCTGGACGACGACGAGTTCCTGGAGATCCAGAACGGCTACGCGCAGAACATCGTCGTCGGGTTCGGCCGCATCGAGGGCCGGCCGGTCGGGATCGTGGCCAACCAGCCCACCCAGTTTGCCGGCTGCCTGGACATCAACGCCTCGGAGAAGGCGGCCCGGTTCGTCCGGACCTGCGACTGCTTCAACATCCCGATCATCATGCTGGTGGACGTCCCGGGCTTCCTGCCGGGCACCGGCCAGGAATACAACGGCATCATCCGGCGCGGCGCCAAGCTGCTGTTCGCCTACGGCGAGGCCACCGTCCCGAAGATCACCGTCATCACCCGCAAGGCCTATGGCGGCGCCTACTGCGTCATGGGTTCCAAGGACATGGGCTGCGACGTCAACATCGCCTGGCCGACCGCCCAGATCGCGGTCATGGGCGCCTCCGGGGCGGTCGGATTCGTCTACCGCCAGCAGCTCAAGGAGGCCGCCAAGGAGGGCAAGGACGTCGACGAGCTGCGGCTGCAGCTGCAGCAGGAGTACGAGGACACGTTGGTCAACCCCTACGTCGCCGCCGAGCGCGGTTACGTGGACGCGGTGATCCCGCCCTCGCACACCCGCGGTTACATCGCGACCGCGCTGCGTCTGCTGGAACGCAAGATCTCCCACCTGCCGCCGAAGAAGCACGGGAACATCCCGCTGTGA